The DNA sequence GGGCCGCAGGAATGGGACCCTCCAGGCGTCTTGGCCGAACCAGAACCAGGGGCTTTATAGGGCGGGTCTTTGCTGCCGCCGAGGCGGATAATCTGAATCTTATGAGCCTGGTTGACGTCGAAGAGGTTTGCATTCTGGTTTTCGAACTGATCTGCGGCCGGCGTTACCCTTATTTTAAAGTACGGTACTTCGGCGACAGGGCGTATACCGAGGCGGCCCGTCGTCTCTATCATGCCCGCCGGGAGTATCGCGCTTCCGTCTTTGTGCGCAACAGCCGTATTCGGGTACTGGCGGAACGGCTGTATGCCGCAGAAGATCAGCCGGGAAAGGAAAGAGGCGAAGGCAGGGCCGAAACAAAGAAGGGCCGAAACGCAATCCGCCGGGTACTGGCTTCTTTTACCCAGATTCGCTCTGCAAGGATACTGCAGGAAATGGTCACCGGGGCGATGGCAAACCTGCTTGAAAACTTTAATCCCGACAAGAGCGGAAGAGCAGAAACCCGCCGTATCCGGACCCTTGTGGAACTGTATCGGCAGCTGCGCCGCTCGGCCGCACGGGTAGAGAAGAACTACCACGCCTTTAAGATGGCCTGGGAGCGCTACGCCGAGGTCCTTGAAAGCCGCAGCAGCCAGGTCCCGGTACGCCTTTTGAAGCCCGGGGAATCGGGATGGGGGGTGGGGCTGCAGCTGAAAAGCATTGGCCTGGGTTCCAAGGAGACGCTGCCGGCGGCGCGGCTTATTGAAGAGCGTCTTGAAGAGTTCAGCCTGGAACATGAAGAAAGCAACATAAAAACCAACGACCAGAAGGAGCTTGCGGTTTCTCTGCTGCAGATTCTGGACAGGTTTATCCCACTGGGAGAGATACAGGTGCAGCGGGCAATCGAGAGTACAAACTCAGCCTACCTGACAAGCCTGGAGAAGGATATGTCTTACACCGCCAGGGAGTCCTGGGGACTCGCCCTTGTCTCCGGCGTGGACAGCCCCTTACGGGAAGGAATCCATGAGACCCTGCGGGGGCTGATTGAATTCGACCAGCTGCAGCTCCGGGAGGAGGACATTCCCTACCTGACTGAGCGCTTCAATGCCGATCCCGAGTATGCAAAAGGGCTGCTTTTTGAAGGGCCTAAGGGATGGACGCCTGTCTTCGATCTGCCTGAACCGGCTCACGTGCCGTCTCTTCCGGATTATCCTTCAAAGGCGGTCCGCAGAAGTTCCTGAGTGTAGGGATGCCTTGATTATCCCCAATGTTTATCCATTCGACACAGATTTTTCTGTGGAATTTAACCAGTGTTCAAATAGTGATGAGGTTTCTGATTTTATCATTGATAAAAATTATTGACATATTAATAATTGTGCTGTAGTATATGTAAAACACTGTTTTAATATATAAAACACATACGAAGTGAGGTGCAAATAGAAAGGCCATCCATCTTGTCGTGATGGATAAAGGTTTGGATCGTAACCAGTTCAAAAGACATAAAAATAACTGGAAGATTTTGTGCGACACTAGTATGTGAAGGAGGAAAGGGACATATGAAAAAAGGTCCTAAAGCAAATGTAAAAATGATCCTGGTTCTCGTCATGGTGGTGGTATTGGCAGTTAGCTGCAGTAAAAGCAACGACTCCCCATCTGCTACGGTGACGTCATCGGACGAGTTTAGCAAGAAGTACAACGCGTGGTCTATGGGAACAACCTATGCGACGGGATCTCCGGTAGTGGAATCAATGCAGTATTTTGCCGATTTGGTGAATGAGAAATCGAACGGGGCGATGACGATCAATGTCTTTCCGGATAGTACGCTTGGAAACGAAGACGATACCTTTCTATCGGTCTGCTCCGGAGATACAGAGTTTTGTTGTTTCGGTCCCAGTACAATTTATTTGTTTACTCCAGAGTATTCCTTTATCATGGCGCCGTTTCTAACGCAAAGCTATGAGCATTATGTCAATATGTATAACAGTAAACTATTTGATCCGGCGAAAAAGATTTGGAGAGAAAAAGGTGTAATCGACCTTGCAACGCAAGCATACCGAGGTTTTCGGAATATGTCTTCAGACAGAGCAGTGAGAACCCCTGAAGATGTTCAGGGGATGAAGCTTCGGATGAACACCAATGCTGCCTGGGTTAGGATCTGGAATGGAGTTGGCTGTACAACTATTCCGATTGCGCTTGGTGAGCTTTATACCTCTTTGCAGACAGGAGTTGTCGAGGCATCTGAAGGACCGTACGAACAAATTGCGACCTACAAACTGCAGGAAGTACAGAAGTATATTATTGAAACCCAGCATGTCCCTGAGGTATTTGGGTTTTGGATGAATGGAAATCTATTTGATTCACTTCCAGAAAATTATCAGAGAGTACTTAAAGAAGCGGCGGCCGAAGGGATTGAATATGGAACGAAGCTTTGTCAGAGCGTTGAAAGTGATTTCCTGAAGCAGCTGACGGATGCGGGATGTGAGTTTATTAAGCCCGATAAGGAAGCTTTTGTTGAAAAGGCTAAACCGGTTTGGGAAGAAATGTTTAAGGATACGTGGACTGGAACTACGATGGAAGAGGTCCTCAGCTACGCGAAATAAGGCTTACGGTTCTGTTTGTGCAAACTGATGAGAACCGGAAAGTTTGCCTGCTCTATCGAGCACAAAGTGTTTCGGTAGGGCAGGTTTATAGGGTAAAACGGAGGGTTAAGTGGATAGGAGAATGCACATCCTTGCCAAAATAGAAAATGTCTTAATCAAGTCTTCAATTTTTTTTATTTGTTTTATTGCATGTATTATCTTCTTCCAGGTCATTATGCGCAGTTTGGGAATATCCGTTTCGTGGACTGAGGAGATAGCAAGATATAGCTATGTATTATTTGGATTTTTAGCTTGGCCGGTGGCGGCCTATCGCGGATCGGATATTTCCATTACTTTTTTTGTAGATAAAATACCAACTAAAGTTCGTACGGTTGTAATAGGAGTCTTTCACTGTATTATGGCTGTTTATGCGGGACTATGTTCCTATAGTTTGGTGTTGAACATTGATAATGCAAGTAATTTCTCAGCCGCTTCTCTTCCATGGTTACGAATCCGTTGGATTTACGGAATTGTATTTATCGGGCTGGTTATTACTGTCATTGCAAATCTTATTCGTTCTTTTTTCCTGTTAACCGGTCAGGTAGAGTTGCAGACTGCTGAAGAAAAAGAACTTATGGAAATCGAGACAAATAAAAAACTGCTTGAACTTGAAGAGAAGAGGAACCCCGGCGAGGAGATAGAAAATTTATGAGCGTCGAATGGTCTTTACTGTTACTTGTTGTATTATTCCTTATTGGTATTCCTGTGACGTATGCATTGGGGATAACAGCTGTGTTTATCATGGCGATATCTGGTGGTATTAAGTGGTTGACTATCGGACAGCAGATGATGGCGGGGCTCAATAGTTTTACTATTCTTGCTGTCCCGCTTTTTCTGCTTGCAGGTAAGTTGATGAATTCCTCCGGTGTGACGGAGAGATTGTTTAAGTTTGCCTTAACGATTGTTGGTTGGCTCCCCGGGGGATTGGGTCATGTAAACGTTGTGGCGAGTATGATTTTTGCGGGTATGTCGGGAACCGCGATCGCAGATGCGAGTGGTCTTGGATTGATCGAAATTAAGGCCATGAATGACGCCGGGTATGATAAGGAGTTTTCTTGCGGTGTAACCTGTGCTTCTTCAACAGTTGGTCCCCTCATTCCTCCAAGTATGCCATTAGTTGTCTATGGCGTGATTTCTGGTGCTTCCATCGGTGCTCTATTTATTGCAGGGATATTACCTGGCATTCTAATGGGTATAATTATGATGGTCGTAGTATCGTTTTTCGCAAAGAAAAGAAAATATCCGCGGGAAAAATTTCCAACAGTCCGCGAGACTTTTTCCGCTTTAAAAGGTGGTATTTTTCCTCTTCTTGCTCCTGTCATTATTCTTCTTGGTATTTACACTGGGGTTTTCACGCCTACGGAATCCGCCTCCATCGTCGTGTTTTATTCTTTATTTTTAGGCATGTTTGTCTACCGAGAGATTAATTTACAGAAATTAATTATTGTGCTCAAGGAAACTGTGATCGATGCAATAAGCATTTGTATATTAATCTCTTCGGCAACGTTATTTGGAAACGTGATTGTCAAGGCTATGATTCCACAGCATATTATGCGTGTAATCATGGAGGGGGTTAGTTCTCCATATATCTTATTGCTTGTACTCAATGTATCGTTGCTGATTGTCGGTATGTTCATGGAAACAGTTTCTTCCATTACGATCTTAACTCCGATTATGTTACCACTTGTTGTGGCGATGGGAATCAGTCCTGTTCATTTTGGTATTATCCTTGTCTTGAATCTTATGATTGGTGTATTGTCTCCACCATTCGGCGTGGTGTTGTTTGCTGTCTCAAGAATAGGTGATATTTCCTATACGAGGCTATCAAAAGGATTGATACCATGGTTAGTCGCTTTGATCTTATCATTGGCGTTGATCACTTATATTCCGCAGATTAGTCTTTGGTTGCCAAAGCTTATGGGACTCACAACATGATTGTGATTGGGTGATCCCAGAATTGAACGGAAATTAAGAAGCACGATCTGATTGATATTATCATCCTCACAATTTGTGTAGTGATTACCGGGGGCGAAACCTGGGAAGAGATTGAGGGCTATGGCACTACGAGCACGAGTGTCTCAAATTATTATAGCCCCCTTAAAAACGGGATTTCGTCGCACGATACGATTCGTCGGTTATTTATACGGCTGAATCCTGATGACCTGCAACGATGCGAAGGATAGCGTTGAGCTTAATGAAGAGGGATAAAAACTCGAAGAAATCTTTGAGACGCAGACGAAGAATTTGTCATCTGGATGCCTCATACTTAGCACAATTGTTCTTTAGGTTCTGATGACGCTATCGACCGCCGTCTTTCTGGTTGAGTTTATACAGCTTCCGCCCTGATTGTTTTGGTGGCATATGTTGACAGCATCTCTCCTTTATTTATACAATATATCTGACTTTTATTCTTGGGGTGTGGTGTATTTGATTGGCAGCTAGCATAAAGAACAAATCGATCTACAAGGCAATGCAGGTTTTGGAGTGTTTTTCAATGAATAAGCCACAGCTGGGTATTACGGAATTGAGTTCGATGAGTGGCATGACAAAAAGCAATGTTTATAACATAGTCTCTACCTTTAGAGCGTTAGGTTATATTCAAAAGAATAGTCAAACTGAGAAATATTATCTCGGACATAAGTTCTTGCAATTTGCTAATCTCGCAGGAGACTTAACTGGATTGTTTTCAAAGATACCGGAGAGTATTAAGAATGTTGCACAAGAGGCACAGGAGCTATGTTATTTTGCGATAGAGAAAAACAATAAAATCGTTTATATTAATGCTGCCTATCCGCTTGATTCAGCGTTAAGTTTTCCAAGTATATCCGGATCAGGGGTTACCGCAGATATGCATGTAACGGCTCTTGGGAAGGCTATTCTTGCCTCTCACGGCATTGAATATGTGAAGGGATACGTCCGTGACAAAGAATTAAGAAAATATACTGAGAACTCGATAACAGATCCAGATGCTTTGCTGGTAGAAATTGAAAAGACGAGGATCCGTGGTTATGCTATTGATGATATGGAGCATATTTTTGGCATTAAATGTGTAGCGCGTGCGGTACACGCACCTTCTGGATCTGTTTTGGGAGCTATTAGTATCGCCGGACCTTCACTTAGGTTTAACGAGGACAAAATACAACAGTTTGCTCAAATCCTTGAGAAGCATATCAAACAATTAGAGCTTAATTTATAACGATTTAGCGCACAAAATTGCTTCCTGATTATTGATCTGCATCGTCATGTATTGGCTCTTTTGGAGCTTCTTAAGATTGTATTCAAAATACGTGTGCGGTTTCCTTGACATAGTATGATCGTGATCGATTGTACTTCGTATCTCCTGAAAAATAAATAAAATCTCATAGGATAAAGAAATACGGTAGAATTCTTCCAAGGAAGGTGCCCGGAAATTGCGAAAGAAGGGTAAAAATCCGTGCACTTGAATGGAGGTGATTGTGTAAAAAAACGAGTAATCTATCCAGAGTTCGTGGAATTCTATCTACCGTTTGGTGGGTTTCTTCAAGCGTATTCTTAATTACAGTCTTGAGCTGAGATTGGACTAAATGCTTATTGATCTGCATAATTTTTCTTGGTGTCTTTGATGCCATAAAGGTTCTCCTTAGTTTAATGGTTTTATGGTGAAAACATTCTAGACCATCTGGAGAACCTTTTTTATTTAGAAAATGTACGCAAACGTTCTGAACGTTATCGACTTTATCATTGATAAAAATTATTGACATATTAATAATTGTGCTGTAGTATATGTAAAACACTGTTTTAATATATAAAACACATACGAAGTGAGGTGCAAATAGAAAGGCCATCCATCTTGTCGTGATGGATAAAGGTTTGGATCGTAACCAGTTCAAAAGACATAAAAATAACTGGAAGATTTTGTGCGACACTAGTATGTGAAGGAGGAAAGGGACATATGAAAAAAGGTCCTAAAGCAAATGTAAAAATGATCCTGGTTCTCGTCATGGTGGTGGTATTGGCAGTTAGCTGCAGTAAAAGCAACGACTCCCCATCTGCTACGGTGACGTCATCGGACGAGTTTAGCAAGAAGTACAACGCGTGGTCTATGGGAACAACCTATGCGACGGGATCTCCGGTAGTGGAATCAATGCAGTATTTTGCCGATTTGGTGAATGAGAAATCGAACGGGGCGATGACGATCAATGTCTTTCCGGATAGTACGCTTGGAAACGAAGACGATACCTTTCTATCGGTCTGCTCCGGAGATACAGAGTTTTGTTGTTTCGGTCCCAGTACAATTTATTTGTTTACTCCAGAGTATTCCTTTATCATGGCGCCGTTTCTAACGCAAAGCTATGAGCATTATGTCAATATGTATAACAGTAAACTATTTGATCCGGCGAAAAAGATTTGGAGAGAAAAAGGTGTAATCGACCTTGCAACGCAAGCATACCGAGGTTTTCGGAATATGTCTTCAGACAGAGCAGTGAGAACCCCTGAAGATGTTCAGGGGATGAAGCTTCGGATGAACACCAATGCTGCCTGGGTTAGGATCTGGAATGGAGTTGGCTGTACAACTATTCCGATTGCGCTTGGTGAGCTTTATACCTCTTTGCAGACAGGAGTTGTCGAGGCATCTGAAGGACCGTACGAACAAATTGCGACCTACAAACTGCAGGAAGTACAGAAGTATATTATTGAAACCCAGCATGTCCCTGAGGTATTTGGGTTTTGGATGAATGGAAATCTATTTGATTCACTTCCAGAAAATTATCAGAGAGTACTTAAAGAAGCGGCGGCCGAAGGGATTGAATATGGAACGAAGCTTTGTCAGAGCGTTGAAAGTGATTTCCTGAAGCAGCTGACGGATGCGGGATGTGAGTTTATTAAGCCCGATAAGGAAGCTTTTGTTGAAAAGGCTAAACCGGTTTGGGAAGAAATGTTTAAGGATACGTGGACTGGAACTACGATGGAAGAGGTCCTCAGCTACGCGAAATAAGGCTTACGGTTCTGTTTGTGCAAACTGATGAGAACCGGAAAGTTTGCCTGCTCTATCGAGCACAAAGTGTTTCGGTAGGGCAGGTTTATAGGGTAAAACGGAGTCCTATTACTTCGTTTGAAACAATGATGGCGAAGGTATTTTTGACAGTTTTTAATTATTTCTATTATCCGATAGCAGTTTTCAAATCAGTGTGAGGTTTTTAGAAATAGTCATCATTACAGTGAATTTATTTCTTGAATTTATAGAACAGTGTTTTATTGTTCGATATGCAAAGAATGGTCCTGTAAATGGGGAATGAAGAATATGAGTAGCAAAATATTGATTTGTGTTACGCATTTTGAAAAAGATTGTAGGCGGGCAAAATCACTTTTTGACAGAATGGGATATGAATTGATACTGAACAAAGGTGAGGAACTTTTAACAGATGAAGAAATGATGAAATACGGGCCGCAAGTAGATGGTATTGTCGCGGGCTGCGAAATCATAGGGGAGGATCTTTTCAGAGTTTGTCCGAAGTTAAAAATTGTTGCACGGTTTGGAATCGGCTATGACACGGTAGATATAGAAAAAGCCAAGGAACGCCATATTTATTGCACAAATGTACGTACACCTGCAACAGCTGACAGCGTTTCAGAAATGGCGCTTGCATTATTGCTCGATATAGTTCGTGGCATAACACCGATGAATAATCTAATTAAGATGGGTGTTTGGGAGAGGAAAACCGGGTTTTCATTCAGGGACAAAACAGTTGGTATACTTGGTTTTGGCGCGATCGGCCAGGCGCTTGCAGAGCGACTAACTGGTTTTGGCCTTCGTGAAATTGTCGCATACGATACATACCCGAATCGGGAAGCCGCGGAACATTTGGGTGTCCGGATGGTGACTCTTCAAGAGGCTCTTAATATCAGCGATATGATCTCCCTCCATATTCCGAACACGCCGGAAACACATTACATGATGAATAGAGACACTTTCGCCGCGATGAAGCCGGGATCCTATTTTGTTAATACCGCAAGAGGTGGCTTGGTTGATCCGGATGCGCTGTATGAGGCTTTAAAGAACGGACACTTAGCGGGGGCAGCGACAGACGTGTACGAAATAGAGCCTCCTAAAGAACATCTTAAGTTTTTTAATCTGGATAATATGATCTGCACTCCTCATGCGGCGAGTGAAACTGCAGAGAACATAGAGGCATTAGGCGAAG is a window from the Marispirochaeta sp. genome containing:
- a CDS encoding TRAP transporter substrate-binding protein, producing MKKGPKANVKMILVLVMVVVLAVSCSKSNDSPSATVTSSDEFSKKYNAWSMGTTYATGSPVVESMQYFADLVNEKSNGAMTINVFPDSTLGNEDDTFLSVCSGDTEFCCFGPSTIYLFTPEYSFIMAPFLTQSYEHYVNMYNSKLFDPAKKIWREKGVIDLATQAYRGFRNMSSDRAVRTPEDVQGMKLRMNTNAAWVRIWNGVGCTTIPIALGELYTSLQTGVVEASEGPYEQIATYKLQEVQKYIIETQHVPEVFGFWMNGNLFDSLPENYQRVLKEAAAEGIEYGTKLCQSVESDFLKQLTDAGCEFIKPDKEAFVEKAKPVWEEMFKDTWTGTTMEEVLSYAK
- a CDS encoding TRAP transporter small permease subunit, yielding MDRRMHILAKIENVLIKSSIFFICFIACIIFFQVIMRSLGISVSWTEEIARYSYVLFGFLAWPVAAYRGSDISITFFVDKIPTKVRTVVIGVFHCIMAVYAGLCSYSLVLNIDNASNFSAASLPWLRIRWIYGIVFIGLVITVIANLIRSFFLLTGQVELQTAEEKELMEIETNKKLLELEEKRNPGEEIENL
- a CDS encoding TRAP transporter large permease is translated as MSVEWSLLLLVVLFLIGIPVTYALGITAVFIMAISGGIKWLTIGQQMMAGLNSFTILAVPLFLLAGKLMNSSGVTERLFKFALTIVGWLPGGLGHVNVVASMIFAGMSGTAIADASGLGLIEIKAMNDAGYDKEFSCGVTCASSTVGPLIPPSMPLVVYGVISGASIGALFIAGILPGILMGIIMMVVVSFFAKKRKYPREKFPTVRETFSALKGGIFPLLAPVIILLGIYTGVFTPTESASIVVFYSLFLGMFVYREINLQKLIIVLKETVIDAISICILISSATLFGNVIVKAMIPQHIMRVIMEGVSSPYILLLVLNVSLLIVGMFMETVSSITILTPIMLPLVVAMGISPVHFGIILVLNLMIGVLSPPFGVVLFAVSRIGDISYTRLSKGLIPWLVALILSLALITYIPQISLWLPKLMGLTT
- a CDS encoding IclR family transcriptional regulator codes for the protein MAASIKNKSIYKAMQVLECFSMNKPQLGITELSSMSGMTKSNVYNIVSTFRALGYIQKNSQTEKYYLGHKFLQFANLAGDLTGLFSKIPESIKNVAQEAQELCYFAIEKNNKIVYINAAYPLDSALSFPSISGSGVTADMHVTALGKAILASHGIEYVKGYVRDKELRKYTENSITDPDALLVEIEKTRIRGYAIDDMEHIFGIKCVARAVHAPSGSVLGAISIAGPSLRFNEDKIQQFAQILEKHIKQLELNL
- a CDS encoding phosphoglycerate dehydrogenase, producing the protein MSSKILICVTHFEKDCRRAKSLFDRMGYELILNKGEELLTDEEMMKYGPQVDGIVAGCEIIGEDLFRVCPKLKIVARFGIGYDTVDIEKAKERHIYCTNVRTPATADSVSEMALALLLDIVRGITPMNNLIKMGVWERKTGFSFRDKTVGILGFGAIGQALAERLTGFGLREIVAYDTYPNREAAEHLGVRMVTLQEALNISDMISLHIPNTPETHYMMNRDTFAAMKPGSYFVNTARGGLVDPDALYEALKNGHLAGAATDVYEIEPPKEHLKFFNLDNMICTPHAASETAENIEALGEGAAQAIVDVLEGKEPENWLNPWE